Proteins encoded in a region of the Bacteroidota bacterium genome:
- a CDS encoding CotH kinase family protein, with amino-acid sequence MRSVFAFFIAFILFSNAKAQNEGDSIFYSDQIHEIQINFSQVSYWDSLVSYFATDKYMQADIVFDGNLISAAGVKFKGNSSYNNQSRKKSFKIDLNEFVAGQELNGLKKFNLNNGFKDPSFLREKIACDFYNEHGLNAPRCTFAKVYLNGIYWGLYNFIEEADTKQYLNAHFSYHDGNMFKGDPNGDLRYISNQASSYYPKYELHTNETINDWSDLVELITKINNSGGAFQDSIESIMNTETFIEQWCALNLFVNLDSYLGSGHNYFIYHDTNLDKFEWIGWDLNESFGSFRMNLTVNALKNLSLFFVPSPANSRPLINNMVVNNFYKQQLINKACQWLQYDFSNAALDAKIDSIANRIRPHVYADTNKFYTNQNFDDNLSMDVTVNGGAVLFGLKSFIQERRNAVISEISSLGCITGITQNENKSEQFHVFPNPAKGFISITGLESSIKYEVEFYSSSGQKILHRNDFTGNDVIDCSEYSAGIYFILINNKSLSKISIID; translated from the coding sequence ATGAGATCAGTTTTTGCATTCTTTATTGCTTTTATTCTTTTTTCAAATGCCAAAGCTCAAAATGAAGGTGACAGCATTTTTTATTCGGATCAGATTCATGAGATTCAAATAAACTTTAGTCAGGTTTCTTATTGGGATTCGCTTGTAAGCTATTTCGCAACAGACAAATATATGCAGGCTGATATTGTATTCGATGGAAATTTGATTTCAGCAGCTGGAGTGAAGTTTAAAGGAAACTCTTCATACAACAATCAAAGCAGAAAGAAGTCGTTCAAAATTGATCTGAATGAATTTGTTGCCGGACAGGAATTAAATGGTTTGAAGAAATTCAATCTCAATAATGGATTCAAAGATCCTTCGTTTCTGAGAGAGAAAATTGCCTGTGATTTTTATAATGAACATGGGCTTAATGCTCCAAGATGTACTTTTGCAAAGGTATATCTGAATGGTATTTACTGGGGTTTGTACAATTTTATTGAAGAAGCAGATACCAAACAATATCTGAATGCACATTTTAGTTATCACGATGGGAATATGTTTAAAGGAGATCCCAATGGTGATCTCAGATATATTTCAAATCAGGCTTCATCTTATTATCCGAAGTACGAGTTACATACAAATGAAACCATAAACGACTGGAGTGATCTTGTCGAATTGATCACAAAAATTAATAATAGCGGCGGTGCATTTCAGGATTCAATTGAATCAATTATGAATACAGAGACATTCATTGAACAATGGTGTGCATTGAATTTATTCGTGAATCTGGATTCTTATCTTGGGAGTGGACATAATTATTTTATTTACCATGATACAAATCTTGACAAATTTGAATGGATAGGGTGGGACCTCAATGAGTCATTCGGAAGTTTCAGAATGAATCTTACGGTGAATGCTTTGAAGAATCTGAGTTTGTTTTTTGTCCCTTCTCCGGCAAACAGCAGACCATTGATCAATAATATGGTCGTCAATAATTTTTATAAGCAACAGTTGATCAACAAAGCATGTCAATGGTTGCAGTATGATTTCAGCAATGCAGCATTGGATGCAAAAATTGATTCAATCGCCAATAGAATCCGGCCGCATGTTTATGCCGATACGAATAAGTTTTATACTAATCAGAATTTTGATGATAATTTGTCTATGGATGTAACTGTAAACGGTGGAGCAGTACTTTTTGGTTTGAAGTCTTTTATTCAGGAAAGAAGAAATGCTGTGATTTCAGAAATTTCATCCTTAGGTTGTATAACAGGAATTACGCAAAACGAAAATAAATCTGAACAATTTCATGTATTTCCCAATCCTGCAAAAGGATTTATTTCAATCACCGGTCTTGAAAGTTCCATAAAGTATGAAGTTGAATTCTATTCTTCATCAGGTCAGAAAATATTACACAGAAATGATTTTACGGGTAATGATGTTATTGATTGTTCAGAATATTCTGCAGGAATATATTTCATTTTGATAAATAACAAATCACTTTCAAAGATTTCAATCATCGATTAA
- a CDS encoding multidrug efflux SMR transporter, producing the protein MNWVILIIAGLFEVGFTTCLGKAKATSGIISTYWLIGFFICLTLSMFLLYKATQTLPLGTAYAVWTGIGAVGTALVGILFFKEPAEFLRLFFIGTLIASIVGLKFVTN; encoded by the coding sequence ATGAATTGGGTCATCTTAATTATCGCCGGTCTGTTTGAAGTAGGATTTACTACTTGTCTGGGCAAAGCAAAAGCTACCTCGGGAATAATTTCAACCTACTGGCTCATCGGATTTTTTATTTGTCTGACACTTTCAATGTTTCTGCTATATAAAGCTACACAAACATTACCACTCGGAACTGCCTATGCAGTATGGACAGGAATAGGAGCAGTAGGTACAGCTCTTGTTGGAATTTTATTCTTCAAAGAACCTGCAGAGTTTTTACGATTGTTTTTTATTGGAACATTAATTGCATCTATTGTTGGATTGAAATTTGTAACGAATTGA
- a CDS encoding DUF1579 family protein — translation MKMLKVEELKQLRKFVGHWITNGVLRSSDKAPGEIVTGTDTYEWLPGEYFLLHKADVYIGKEKNQTYEIIGFDNKIGKFTMQHYDSKGSTGLMLAECKKDDWEFIGDDLRFRGGFKNDDKEFSGIWEQRTKDSSWELFMDITLIKAD, via the coding sequence ATGAAAATGCTGAAAGTGGAAGAACTAAAGCAATTAAGAAAATTTGTAGGGCATTGGATTACAAATGGTGTATTAAGATCATCCGATAAAGCACCCGGAGAAATTGTTACCGGAACAGACACCTATGAATGGCTCCCGGGGGAATATTTTTTGCTTCATAAAGCAGATGTCTATATAGGTAAAGAAAAAAATCAGACTTATGAAATAATTGGTTTTGATAATAAGATCGGGAAATTTACTATGCAACATTATGATAGCAAAGGCAGCACGGGCTTGATGCTTGCCGAATGTAAGAAGGATGATTGGGAATTTATTGGAGATGATTTAAGGTTTAGAGGTGGATTTAAAAATGATGACAAAGAATTTTCAGGAATCTGGGAACAAAGAACTAAGGATAGCAGCTGGGAGCTTTTTATGGATATTACATTGATAAAGGCTGATTAA
- a CDS encoding PorT family protein, producing MKQILVLIFLIQVALSANAQSYIGIGASANSSGYSISFKGGSLAYNNVLGLSIGVPVEVYLSEKFNLSTGLKYASKGSVLISLTIDNTEYEPKIQIYYLEIPFLLKGKFGVNKIQFNPIGGFSLGYGMSGFIENLYSNSGNRYIQEEEIDFGNDVKRFLFQLHLGAGVTFLLPKGALSLDLQYLKGINNLLTTSALPDDYSLTANGFEFTAGYLFKIGKDKIKATPSK from the coding sequence ATGAAACAAATTTTAGTGCTTATATTTTTAATCCAAGTTGCTTTAAGTGCAAATGCTCAAAGTTATATTGGTATTGGTGCAAGTGCTAATTCATCCGGTTATTCAATATCTTTTAAAGGTGGATCATTAGCATATAATAATGTACTAGGTTTGAGCATAGGTGTTCCTGTCGAAGTTTATTTATCTGAAAAATTCAATCTTTCTACGGGGCTGAAGTATGCAAGTAAGGGCAGCGTATTGATTTCTTTGACAATTGACAATACAGAATATGAACCAAAAATTCAAATCTATTATCTTGAAATTCCTTTTTTACTAAAAGGAAAATTTGGAGTAAATAAAATTCAATTCAATCCTATTGGAGGGTTTTCCTTGGGATATGGTATGTCAGGTTTTATAGAAAATTTATACAGCAATTCCGGAAATCGCTACATTCAGGAAGAAGAAATTGATTTTGGAAATGATGTAAAACGTTTTCTCTTTCAATTACATCTGGGAGCCGGAGTAACTTTCTTGCTGCCAAAAGGAGCATTGTCATTGGATTTGCAATACTTGAAAGGAATTAATAACCTTTTAACAACTTCGGCACTCCCGGATGACTATTCTCTTACAGCAAACGGGTTTGAATTCACTGCGGGTTATCTTTTTAAGATCGGAAAGGATAAAATTAAAGCCACTCCATCGAAATAA
- a CDS encoding YrdB family protein, whose product MSNHWLNLTIRFLLELTALFVVGYWGFSQGEDFSKYAMAVFLPVIMAVSWAVFRYPNDPKRNPVIPVSGKFRLVLEFVFFAVAIMALYDLGHPGRGADLAFVVLLHYGFSYDRVLTLFREQPIKLKY is encoded by the coding sequence ATGTCCAACCACTGGCTCAACCTCACCATCCGATTTCTCCTTGAACTGACTGCATTATTTGTTGTCGGTTACTGGGGATTTTCGCAGGGCGAGGATTTTTCTAAATATGCAATGGCAGTTTTTCTGCCGGTCATCATGGCTGTTAGTTGGGCTGTTTTCAGATATCCGAATGATCCTAAAAGAAATCCTGTGATTCCTGTAAGCGGAAAGTTCCGGTTGGTTCTTGAATTTGTTTTTTTTGCGGTAGCTATAATGGCATTGTATGATCTCGGACATCCCGGCAGAGGCGCGGATCTTGCATTTGTGGTATTGCTTCATTATGGTTTTTCATATGACAGAGTACTTACTTTATTCCGTGAACAACCAATAAAATTGAAATACTGA